GCATGCGGTGTCTGACCGGTTTATCTCTGCGCTCGACCGGAAACTCGGCACGCCCGACATCGATCCTCACGGGGATCCAATCCCTTCCCCGGATGGGTACGTGGCCCAACCCTCGTCGATTCCACTCACTGAGCTGACACTCAACAGAGAAGCGCGTATTTCCCGACTGCTGACGTCCAGCCCTGAAATGCTGCAGCATATGGTCGATCGAGAATTTCGGCTTGGGGATATGGTGTCGGTCGTCGCGCGTGATCCGTTTCACGGGCCACTGACGATCTGGCTGAACAGCCGTCAGGAAATTATTGGCTACACCGTCGCCGCGTGCATACACGTCGACGCCGCCGGCTAAAGCACACCAAGGCCGCTTCCGGTCCTGATGCGCCTGACCGTGCCACCCGGATCGCTATCGAAGGTCGATGCTGGAGATCTGCTCGACGTTTAGCTCGTTGAGACGAGAGAGTATCGTCGTCATTACTAACTGGGCAAAACGGAACAGCGCCTGCATCCGCGAAATCCTGTCGATGTACAGGTCTGCCGTTCCCTGATCGCCCGCAGACATGTTCGCTTGTGCACCCTGCAATTTAACGAGGTTATCATGCAGGACATTCAGCGCCCGATCTATATCGCGAAGTTCCCTTCGGCTCACGATATTGGTCACAATTTGCAGCAGGTCGGTTTCCGCTTCATAATATTTTCGGCGGTCGCTTTTTCCTCGCAGCCAGACTTGGCGGACCATGCCTAATTGCTCCAGTGTGCGCATATTCATGCTTACACTGGCCTTCGAAATTTCAAGGCGTTCCAGCAATTCATCCAGAGACAGAGGTTCGCCGCTCAGCAGTAGAACTCCGTAGAGTTGGCCCATGACCTTACTGAAGCCGAAATAATCCGCAAGCTGACTTAGGCCGTCCAACATGCTTTCGTGGACCGCATGCAATTCCGTATTGCCAGCCGGAAGGCTGTTCTTAGTTGTCATTGAGGTCCTAAATACAGAAACACTCGTTTTTTGATGAGGACATTTGTTCATTGTATCACTTTTTTCGCTCGCGTGGCTACGCGAACCTGTGAGCGGTGGCACAAATGAATATTCAATGATATTATGAAGCTATGCAGAATATTTCACAAACGAATTCGAATCGTCGAAGCATGGCTTCAAACAGCGATAACAGCAACATTCCTGATATAGTGATCGGGCGCTTGCCCATCTATCTGCGTGCCCTGAATCGTCTTGCTTCTGAAGGGATGGCGATCACCTCTTCACATGAACTCGGGCAGAGGTTGGGCATCAGTTCGGCGCAGATACGCAAAGACCTCTCGCACTTTGGCGGTTTCGGTAAGCAGGGTACTGGCTATCAGATCGAGTTCCTGCAGGAAAAACTGCGCAAGGTCCTCCACGTTGATAGCGAATGGGAGGTTGCACTGGTCGGTGTCGGTGACTTGGGGAAAGCCATTGCTCATTACAGAGGCTTTGCGGACCGGGGCTTTCATATCAGTTGTGCATTCGACAGCGCTCCGGAAAAAGTTGGGCAAAAAGTCGACGGTTTCGTCGTCCAGCCCATCGACCAGCTGCAGGCCACGATCCAGACCCGTGGTATTCGCCTCGCCATGATTGCCGTTCCGGCAGAATTCGCCCAGAGCGTAGCTAACATGCTGGTTAGCGCTGGTATTCGGGGGATTCTGAATTACGCGCCGATCAACCTCGCCGTGCCGGAAAACATCCATGTCCAGTACATCGATCCGGTGGTCGGCCTTCAGCGCATGACGTATTACTTTGATTGACCTGTCAGCCTGAACCGGATATAGACCTCACACACTGGATAGTAAACCGGCCAGGGATTTAGCCTTGGGCGATTCGCCGCTGCAATGCCGGATCCTCCAACGCACGCCCCGCCCCGGTAGCCACGGCGATCATGGGATTGTCAGCTCGATAGACAGGAACACCGGTCTGAGTTGTCAGGTACTGGTCAATTCCACGAAGCAGCGCGCCCCCGCCGGTCAGGACGATACCACGGTCAATGATATCTGAAGCGAGTTCAGGCGGCGTTGCTGCGAGAACGTTCTTTACAACACCAGCGATCTGTGCCAGCGCCTCCGCGAGTGCCTCGACGACTTCTCCAGTCGTGATTCGTTCCGCTCTTGGCAGCCCAGTACGGCTGTCGCGGCCCTGAATATCCATGGCAAGTGCCTGGGGGAGTGCAACAGCCGCGCCGACCTGAATCTTCACTGCCTCGGCGGTTGGCTGTCCAATATTCAACTGGAACTTACGGCGGACATACTGAATAATCGCGTCGTCGAGACGCAGCCCTCCGATGCGACCGCTCTCGGCCCGAACGATGGCATTCATACTCAGGACTGCGGCTTCGGTGATGCCACCGCCTATATTGACGATCATGTCACCAGCCGGCGTTGCAATGGGCAGCCCTGCCCCGATTGCCGCAGCCAGTGGCTCCGGGATGGTGAAAACCTCGCGGGCGCCCGCAGCCATAGCGGCTTCATACACCGCGCGTTTTTCAACACTAGTGACGCCATAAGGAACCGACATCATAACGGTCGGCTTGAAGAGTCGCATCCTGCCCGTTACCTTGCCCATGTAATAACTGAGCATAGCCTCTGCGACTTCATAGTCAGCGATCACGCCGTTCTGAAGCGGGCGTACAATCTGTATATCTTCGCTGTCGACCTTTCCGAGCATTTCGCGCACGGGCTGTCCGATTTCGATGACCGGAATGCGGCGCGGGTCTTCCTCCGCCGCTATTGCGACCAGCGACGGTTCCTGTAACACAATCTGACCGGATTCCCAGATCAGCGTATTGATCGTTCCGAGATCGACGCCCAGTCGTTTACCTAGCATCGCGTGTGTTTGCTTTCCTGATTGCGGTGAACCATCCGGTACTGTACATGGGGCTACCCAAAAAAACAACGCCCGGTCACTCATTGAGCGGCCGGGCGTCAATTCAATTCAGTCTGTGTTACTTCCTAGCATCGCGCTCAGTCTGTTCGACAATGCGCATGGTCGTTCCACGGGTGCGGATTTTCGCCATGATGCGCTCGGCCAGTTCCGCGCGCTTTAGCGAGAAAGAAAGTGCACGGTTCTGTTCTTCGGGAAGGCCCGCAACGCCCTTTGCCATCGTCGCCGCGGCTTCCGCCTTAGCCTTGTCGATCGCGTCATAGTCAAGATCAAATGACGACTCTGCAAGTTCGGCGAGAATTGTAACTTTCGTAGGGCGCACATCTACAACGCCGCCGTAGATTGCGAAACGCTCTTCCGCGCCACCCTTCCGTATGATGAGCTCGCCGAAACCCAACGTCGTCAGCACGGGCGCGTGGTTCGGGAGCACACCCATGATACCTTCGCTGGCAGGCACAACGACCATATCTGCGGCGGCCTCTTCAAAGACCTTGCGTTCTTTGCTGACCACCTCTACTGCAATCGGCATGACAGCCCCCTAACTCGCTTTTTCGGACTGCTCGTACCGCTCAATGACCTCGTCAATTGCCCCAGCCATATAGAACATCTGCTCAGGGATGTGATCGACATCACCATCGAGGATCGCACGGAAGCCGCGGACAGTGTCCTTGACTTTCACGTAGCGACCGGGGCGGCCGGTGAACTGTTCGGCCACGACCATCGGCTGGGTAAGGAACTGCTCCAATTTGCGTGCGCGGGCGACTAGCATCTTGTCGTCGTCTGAGAGTTCATCGATCCCTAGGATGTTGATGATGTCCTGGAGATCCTTGTACTTCTGAAGATAGCGCTGAACTTCGCGGGCTGTGCGATAATGTTCTTCCCCGATGACCAACGGGTCGAGGATTTTGCTCGTCGACGCCAAGGGATCCACTGCAGGGAACAGCCCGCGTGCGGCAATTGAACGTTCGAGGGCAATTGTACCGTCCAGATGCGTGAACACCGCGACAGGGGCAGGATCTGAGTAATCGTCCGCAGGGACGTAGACTGCCTGCATCGAGGTGATGGCACCGCTGCGCGTGGAGGTGATACGTTCCTGGAGCTGCCCCATCTCGTCGGCCAGTGTCGGCTGATAACCGACCGCGGAAGGCATACGGCCCAGGAGCGCCGATACTTCAGCACCCGCCAGCGAATAGCGGAAGATGTTGTCAATAAACATCAGAACGTCTTTGCCTTCGTCGCGGAAGTGCTCGGCCATCGCCAAGCCGCTGAGCGCGACGCGCAGACGGACACCGGGGGGCTCATTCATCTGGCCGAACACCATCGCCAGTTTAGGCAGGACGCCGGCTTCTTCCATTTCGTGATAAAGTGCCGTACCCTCGCGGGTGCGCTCGCCAACACCTGCGAACACGGACAGACCCTCGTGCTGAGTCGCAATCGAGTTGATCAATTCCTGAATGGTGACGGTCTTGCCGACACCTGCGCCGCCGAAAATACCGACCTTACCACCGCGAGTCATCGGGGCGACGAGGTCAATTACCTTCATACCGGTCTCGAACACTTCGATCTGTGTCGACTGTTCCTCGAAATCAGGCGCAGAGGCGTGAATGGGGCGCTGTGGAGTATCAGTGGGAAGCGCAGCCCCGCCATCGATCGGTTTGCCAAGCACATTGAACACTCGGCCTAGTGCCGCTTCACCCACCGGAACCTGAATCGGCGAACCGGTTGCATAAGCTGGCACACCGCGAGCGAGGCCGTCTGTCGTATCCATACCGACACATCGCACCGTGTTATGGCCGATATGCAGCTCAACTTCCAAAATCAAGTCGTCCTGCCCCTCACGCGGGACACGGATCGCATCGTAAAGATCCGGCAAAACGTGCCCGGAAAACTCTACGTCCACCACCGCGCCCAGCACTTGGGTAACGCGTCCTTGAAGTTCTGCCATGTGTTGTTCTCCTCTGAGTCAGCGGTTGGATTAGCGAACGCCGTTCGCGATCAGGTCGGGTTCAATGGCGTCGGCGATCTTGTCAATCGACGCCTGCAATGCCTCTGCGCCGCCAACGATATCGAGAATTTCACTCGTAATCGCTGCCTGGCGCGCCTTGTTATAAACCAGGGTCAGACCCTGAACCAAAGTGTCTGCGTTACCGCTGGCGTTTTGCATGGCGACCATTCGAGCACTGTGTTCGCTCGCCTGGCTTTCCAGCACCGCCTGATATAGCTGCAATTCCGTAAAGCGCGGCACGATCTCGTCAAGAATCGCCTGCGGATTCGGTTCAAACGAGTAATCGAGCTTATTGGACGTCACGCTCGGGACATCCTTGATGTACTCTGCTGCGACCTTGTCTTCCATCTCGTGCGGAATAAGCGGGAGCCAACCAAGTACGGCCGGGCGCTGAGTCAGCGTGTTGATGAAGTCGGTGTAGGCAATGAATACATCATCGATCCGCCCACTGAGGAACTCCTCAATTGCCAGTCGGGCGATGGGAGTCATTTCCGCCGCAGTGGGTTCTGCTGATAGCGTAAACTGGGCCATGACGTTCTCGCGTGAGCGGATGAGAGAGTCGCGTCCCTTGCGCCCAATCGTCACCCACTGAACCGGTTTGCCCAGCCGCTTGGCGAAACGGTTCGCAGCACGAATGATGTTGCTGTTGAAGGCACCCGCCAACCCGCGGTCTGAAGTAACCAGCACGATCATCACAGCCTTAACTTCGTCACGCTTGGTCAGGAGCGGGTGCATCGCACCGCCGCCTTTGCTGGCCGCCTGGACATTAAGGAGGATTTCCCACGCCTTTTCCGCGTAGGCACGGCTCGCGAGGACGCGAGCCTGCGCCTTGCGAACGCGAGATGCTGAAACCGCCTCCAGCGCACGGGTGATTTGCCCGATGTTCTTTACGCTTCGGATGCGCTTTCTAATTTCGCGAGTCGAAGCCATCAGTTAGCTCCACGTATCCATAAACGCCTTAATCGCGGCGTCGATACCAGCCTTCAACTCGTCGTTCCATTTCTTCTCGGTTTCCAGCTTCGTGACCAAGTCACTGTACTGAGCATTCAAGAACTTGAGGAACTTCTCTTTCCATTCCAGTACTCGCTCGACAGAAATCTTCTGGAGCTGACCGCTGTTGCCGGCATGGATCAAAGCGACCTGATCGGCCAGCTTGAGAGGCTGATACTGGGGCTGCTTGAGAAGTTCAGTGAGACGCATCCCCTGGAACAACTGGCGCTGGGTGGCGGCGTCGAGGTCGCTTGCGAACTGCGCGAATGCTGCAAGCGAACGGAACTGCGCGAGATCGAGGCGCATACCGCCTGCGACACGCTTCATGGCATTAGTCTGAGCATCGCCACCGACGCGGCTGACGCTGATACCGACGTTCAACGCAGGACGCTGGCCCGCATAAAACAGTTCGCTCTCAAGATAGATCTGGCCATCGGTGATGGAAATAACGTTCGTCGGCACATAGGCAGACACGTCAGCCAGCAGCGTTTCAATGATCGGCAGCGCTGTCAGCGAGCCATTTCCGCGCGCCTCCGACAACTGTGCTGCGCGTTCCAGCAAGCGGCTGTGGAGATAGAAGACGTCTCCAGGATACGCCTCGCGGCCGGGAGGACGCCGCATCAGCAGCGAAACCTGACGATATGCCCAAGCATGCTTGCTCAGATCATCATAGACGACAAGTGCATCCTTGCCGTTCTCCATGAACCACTCGCCGATGGCACAGCCCGAGTAAGGCGAAATGTACTGCATAGCAGCCGAGTCCGACGCGGATGCGACGACTACGGTGGTGTACTCCATCGCGCCGGCCTGTTCGAGCGTTGCGACGAGGCGCGCCACTTCGCCACGGCGCTTGCCGATAGCGACGTAAACGCAGTACATACCCTGCCCTTTTTGGTTGAGGATCGCATCCATTGCAACCGCGGTCTTACCCACCTGGCGGTCACCGATGATGAGCTGACGCTGACCGCGACCGATCGGGATCATCGCGTCAATAGCGAGAATACCGGTCTGCACAGGGCGATACACATTGCGCCGGTCAATCACGCCCGGGGCAATACGCTCAATGTTATAGAACGTATCCGAAACGATGGGGCCTTTTCCGTCAACGGGCTGACCGAGCGCGTCGACAACGCGACCGACAAGGCTCATTCCAACCGGAACAGAGGCGATACGACCCAGCGGGCGGACTTCGTCGCCTTCCTGAATCGTATTGTAGTCACCCATGATGATGACACCAACGCTGTTGCTTTCGAGGTTAAACGCGATACCCGGCGTACCATTGCTAAAGCGCACCAGTTCACTCAGGCGCACATTCAGCAAGCCCTTGACGCGGGCAATGCCGTCGCCGATTTCGGTTACGTAACCGACCTCGACGGATTCCACTGCGGGTGCGTAACCCTCGATCTGCTTGAGGATCGCATCGTACACTTTGGAGCCTTCCGCCATGCCTCGAACCCTTTCACTGACAATCAGAAACGGATTTCTGGTCTAACAAAACTGCGCGAATTGTACTGGATGGATTAGGTTTTGTCTACTTTTTCACAATCGGCGTCCAGCGTGCGCCGACGTAGACACGAGACACCTCAAGCCCTACTACAGATTGAACGACGGGCACAGTCGATGAGCCCACGGACTGGATGCTTAATTAGCTTTTCTTGCTCCCTTCGCCTAATGCCTGTGACCGCCTGTATGCAGCCCAAACGCCATCCGCGATGACGGTTCGAAGGCCACCCTTCTCCAGATGATAAATCGCCTCGGCTGATGTTCCTCCCGGGCTGGTCACCTGATTTCGCATTTCAGCCATGTGCTGATGTGACTGAAGTGCAAAGTCAACTGAACCTCGCACAGTTTGAAGCACCAACCGTTCAGCGTCACGGCGGGGCAAGCCCATATGCACGCCGACATCAATCAGCGCCTCCATAAACATGAAAACGTAGGCGGGTCCTGTTCCGTTAAGTGCCGTAGCCATATCCAGAAAACGCTCATCTTCTACAAGCATCTCATCGCCAAGGGCGCCCAACATGAGCCGCGACTGGTGGCGCTGGACATCATCCACATCGCTGCTTGCCGTCCAAACTGTCATCCCCTGACCGATCTGCCCCGGGGTGTTTGGCATCGCGCGCACAACCCGCGGATTACCCCCGCCCTCGGCAATCGATTTTATGGTGACGCCGGCTGCAATACTCAGGATCAGTGATTCCGGTTTGATCACGCCGCGAATATCCGAAAGCACACGATCCATGACCTGCGGCTTCACCGACAACAATACTATGTCAGCCCCGGCCACTGCCTCGGCATTTTGCAGGGTCGTCTTTACTCCGTACATCGCTTTGAGTGTTTCGCAGCGGTCAACATGGACATCGGATGCGGTAATCTGGAGCGGGCTGACCAGGTCACGGTTAAGCAGCCCCTTCATCATCGCCTCGCCCATCACGCCCGAGCCAATAAACGCTAGCGTTGCATTCAGTAAGGACATACCTTCGCTTTCGAATACGAATAGGTTCACTTCACGGCTGAGGGACCACGTCAATCACGGGACGAGGTTTCCAGAGTCGCTTATACCAAGGATACGACCTGTGGGGATTCGACCTATTGATTATAATGTACGTCCCATGCAAATTCGATTGCGAACCCTTACTCTAATCCTTTGGCTGATGGCGCTCTTCGACGCATCAGGTGTTGTGTCTTACGGGCAGAACTCGCCACTGACCGGTCCCCTGGTGGCGACGACTAACGGCGCACAAGACTCGGTGCTTCTCATTGAGGCGGACAGCGGCCGGATTCGAGCGTTTTCGACCGGCGAAGGCATCCATTCCGTATGGGATTTTTCACCTGACGGTTGTGAACTTCTTGTGACAGTGACGTCCGCTTACGGACTGCCTAGGCTCCTGATTGTGTCTCTCACGGGTGAGGTCATCTCGCAGCCGGTACATTATCTCGATCAGCCCGAATCGCTTTGGGGAGTCTGGGAACCGGACTGGTCTCCCGATGGCACTCGAATCGCCTTCCGGATGATGCGCGACTCGCTTGAGGGCGAGCCGGAACGGCAGTATCACATTGGATGGGTTTCGCCAGAGGGTAGTGAGCCAGCTTTCTACAGTGTGAGCGGCAGGGAGCATTCGCCAAAGTGGTCCCCTGACGGATCGTGGCTTGCTTACGTCTCATACGACAAACGCGCGCCGGGAGTGGACGATCGATCGACTGCCGAACCAACAGCCGAAGCCCTTACTGCTCCCGAAGACCTGATTCAGGAAGCTGACCTCTGGGTTGTGTCTTCGGATGCATCGGTAAAGATGCGTATGACGGGATCTGGAAACAGGCAGCGTCCGGTCGCCACGATGGTCGCCAGATGGTCAATGGATCGGCTTCGTCTACTCGCCTTCTCCAAGTAACGACACGTATTGGGTTGTTCCAAACAACGACGCGTCACCGGAACAACAAGTGACCTATGGATATGGACTGTCGCTTGATCTGACGTGGACACCGGACGGAGAGCTATTGGCCAGCGCGCGCGGACTTGGCGGACAAACGACACACGGGCTCTGGCGTGTGCCGGTTTCAGTGGGAGCAGACAATCTCTTGAGTCCGTTCATCAGTTCCGACCTCCTGCCTTACCCGGATTACCCGGCCTTTAACGCTTCTGGTACCCGGCTTGCTGTACGAAGCGGATACCGAGTCGCACTGGTCGACATCGCAACGACGAAGATCAGTTTTGTAGTCGGCGCTGAAGGTAACATGCCATTGATCTGGTCACCCGAGTCGTTTTCGTCCGAAGCGAACTGTGCCGGGAAGTGATTGCTGGGGAAGCGAAATCACCCGAAGCCAGATGCAGTGTCACGAGGTGTTGACAAGCAAATCAGGTTTTTTCGGTGTACACTGTTTTGCAACTTATCCTGTCCCTCAAATCATTACGACCGGGATGACCTGTGTTCGATACCGTATCCGTCAGTGCCGGACGCCATAATCTGCACGCCGCAGTTGACCTGGCGTTGGAGTTTGGCCTCGGCGTAGAACTGATGCACTTCGCTTCTCCCGACATTCTGGATGGCAATCTGCTCGGAACTGCAAGCGAAGTCAAGAGAGCGCTCGCGGACATTCGCGGTCCCCTGTCGTTGCATGGCCCATTCTTCGACATGTCGCCGGGAAGCGTAGACGAACGTGTGAATGAGATCTGCCGGATGAGATTTAATCAGGCACTTCATACTGCGGCAGAGCTTGGCGCACAGCGGATGGTGGTGCACGCGAATTTTATCGCCTCGATCCGCAACGATTTCTATCGGAGAGGCTGGCACGCCCGCAATGTCGATTTCTGGTCGGCATTTGTGGAGGTTGCACGTTCCTACAACGTAGTCATTGCCGTCGAAAATATGTGGGAATTTGATCCGTTTATCATCGCTGATCTGCTGCAAGAGGTTGATCACCCATACCTCAAAGCATGTCTCGATGTGGGTCACTCGCATATTTACAGCGACCCGGAATTCAATTTTTCGGATTGGGTCCGCACGCTGAAACCGTGGTTAATTCACGCGCATATGAACAACAACAATGGACGCATCGACGAGCACCATGGATTTAACTACGTCCATGGCGCACTGGATTACCGCGAGATTCTGCCGCAGCTCCGCGACCTTCCCTCTCCGCCCATCATGGTGTTGGAGATGGACAAAGTAGAGGATATGCGCGACAGCCTCAGCTTTTTTGAACTCGAACCGTACTAGTCCGACGTTTCGGCAATCGCAAATCCGGACAGCCTGCGATAGGTAGCCTGAAACGTGAGTGCGTCGGCCACATGAAACGGATCAGGTGCTTCGACACCCGCAGTTCCTTCGACCTTGAAGTCCACGAAAGCCCGAACGAGTTCCCGGTACTGCAGATCCGCTTCGTTGAGTGGCAAATGCATCTTTTCGCCCTTATCCGTATAGGCAATGCCACTCAGGTGAAAGTGAACCCTTTTGAGGGCCTGTTCTCCCAGGATATCCTTCACATATTGGAGGGCCGCCGCGAACTCAGCGTAGCTATTGAAGGTGCCATCAGTCTTGCGGGCATGTAGATGGGCCCAGTCAATCGCGGGTAGGACTCCGGGCACATCCTTTGCCAGCTGGACACACTCTTCCAGCGTCCCAAACATCGCGGTGCGCCCCATTGTTTCCGGGCGCAGGGTCACACTTACGCCCTCCGAATGCAGGATTGTGGAGATCTTGCCTAATTGATCCCGTACGATCGGATAGACTTCTGCGGGCGGAAATCCGTGATAACTCGCAGGATGGAAGATAATGTCCTTGGCGCCCGCCAAAAACCCCTTGCGCGCGGCCTTCAACAGTCTCTCGTCGCTTGCTGCCATCTTTTCTGATGTCTGGCTGTTGAGATTAATGAAGTACGAGGCATGAACGCTAAGGCTCACTCCGTGTTTCTGAGCGGCAGCATTGATTTCAGAGCAGGTCTTGTCCGTAACACTAACGCTCTGGACCCATGCGATTTCGAGATGATCCAGACCCAGAGTCTTGATATGTTCAATCGCAGCGACTGTGCCGCTGCCAGGTGTCGTAGTCGGGGCGCCAACCGTTCCGAAACGAAGCAGGTCCTTCACACGTATAGCCTTTCAGGGGATAGAAGCGAGTTGTGATCGAACGACTCGCTAGAGTTGTGGACATTGACTTAGCCTATACTATAGCAGAACCACCTGGAGTGAGGTGTGACAATGCAAATGCTCATCGACCGTTCGGCTTTTCGGGCGCGGGCGCTCTGGATCGCACTAGGGGCGCTCTTCGTCGTCATCGTGATGTGGAATGTGCCTTTCCTGTCGCAGTTCCTATACCCGTTCCGGCTGTTCGTCACATACGTGCACGAGGCAGGACATGGGCTGGCCGCTGAGATAACGGGCGGAGACGTTGTCGGTTTCATCGTGTATGGGAACGGAGCGGGAGTCGCAACCACAACCGGCGGGTTTCGCTGGCTTATCCTGCCTGCGGGATACATCGGAACTGCGCTCTTTGGAGCCATCCTTTTCTATGTTGCGAACATGTACGCGCGTGCGCGCCACATTGCCGTGGCAGTTGCGCTCGGGTTGATCGCTTTTTCGGTCGCTTATGCACGCCCTGACGAAGCAGGAAATCCGACCGCCCTGTTGATCGGGATCGGATTCGGCATCGTGCTGCTGCTGGCCGCGTGGAAGCTGCACGAACTGCTGGTACTCTTATGCCTGAATGTCCTGGCGATGTTGACTGGCCTGAACGCCGTACTGGACCTAAAGAGTGTGTTCGAGAATAGCGGCGCATCTTTAGGGCAGGTGCGTAACGACGCGGCAGCGTTTTCCGCCGAAATCATCGGGTTGCCCGCGTCAGTCTGGGCACTGGTTTGGTCGGTGATCGCGGTAGCGCTGCTGGCTCTATCGGTTTACCTTTCCGTTTATCGGCCTATGAGACAGGCCACAGGCCGAAGCGAGCCCGCATCGCTGGACAAGCCGGGCCGAGACGAGTCGATTATCGACATTCTCAAGCGAGGCAATTGACCCGCCCAGCACCGCGGAAGGTCGTACTCTTGACGCCCTAGAAAGCAAGCCGTTCGACGCTCTCGCGCTGCGGCTTTCGGAACTCTGCGCTCAATGTGTGTCCGGATGGCAAAGGAGATCCGGATTCTCCACGTTTACGTACAGCGATAAGCGAACTTTCACAATGGAATTGTCCATACTCAACTTGCTCCAAGCGACGTGAGCCAGTCCGCTATGTGACGTCCCGCTTGCTCTGGCGCGGACTGCGGAAAGAGGTGTCCGTGGCCCGGGATATCGATGTGTACCGCCGACGGCAACATGTCCTGAACGAGGCGTGCCGATCCGGCGAGGTATGTATTCGACCCCGCTCCGCGAATAATCAGCGTTGGTAGCACTCCTTCGAGACGCGGCAGGACTTCCCAAGTTTCAGTATAGGCGGTCTTGAAGTAGTAGGCTTCCCATTCGGGCGTCCAACTCAGCTCAAATCCTTCGGCGTTGGCGACTAAACCATGGTCGACATACGCCCGGAGTGCTGGTTCGGACCAATCGGTGAAGATACCGCGTGACCGGAAATAGGCGAAGGCATCCTCGCGGCTGGCAAACTGGCGCTGACGCTTCAACGCCCGATTGGCA
Above is a window of Candidatus Flexicrinis proximus DNA encoding:
- a CDS encoding pyrroline-5-carboxylate reductase, whose translation is MSLLNATLAFIGSGVMGEAMMKGLLNRDLVSPLQITASDVHVDRCETLKAMYGVKTTLQNAEAVAGADIVLLSVKPQVMDRVLSDIRGVIKPESLILSIAAGVTIKSIAEGGGNPRVVRAMPNTPGQIGQGMTVWTASSDVDDVQRHQSRLMLGALGDEMLVEDERFLDMATALNGTGPAYVFMFMEALIDVGVHMGLPRRDAERLVLQTVRGSVDFALQSHQHMAEMRNQVTSPGGTSAEAIYHLEKGGLRTVIADGVWAAYRRSQALGEGSKKS
- a CDS encoding PD40 domain-containing protein, with the translated sequence MRTLTLILWLMALFDASGVVSYGQNSPLTGPLVATTNGAQDSVLLIEADSGRIRAFSTGEGIHSVWDFSPDGCELLVTVTSAYGLPRLLIVSLTGEVISQPVHYLDQPESLWGVWEPDWSPDGTRIAFRMMRDSLEGEPERQYHIGWVSPEGSEPAFYSVSGREHSPKWSPDGSWLAYVSYDKRAPGVDDRSTAEPTAEALTAPEDLIQEADLWVVSSDASVKMRMTGSGNRQRPVATMVARWSMDRLRLLAFSK
- a CDS encoding sugar phosphate isomerase/epimerase, producing the protein MFDTVSVSAGRHNLHAAVDLALEFGLGVELMHFASPDILDGNLLGTASEVKRALADIRGPLSLHGPFFDMSPGSVDERVNEICRMRFNQALHTAAELGAQRMVVHANFIASIRNDFYRRGWHARNVDFWSAFVEVARSYNVVIAVENMWEFDPFIIADLLQEVDHPYLKACLDVGHSHIYSDPEFNFSDWVRTLKPWLIHAHMNNNNGRIDEHHGFNYVHGALDYREILPQLRDLPSPPIMVLEMDKVEDMRDSLSFFELEPY
- a CDS encoding TIM barrel protein gives rise to the protein MKDLLRFGTVGAPTTTPGSGTVAAIEHIKTLGLDHLEIAWVQSVSVTDKTCSEINAAAQKHGVSLSVHASYFINLNSQTSEKMAASDERLLKAARKGFLAGAKDIIFHPASYHGFPPAEVYPIVRDQLGKISTILHSEGVSVTLRPETMGRTAMFGTLEECVQLAKDVPGVLPAIDWAHLHARKTDGTFNSYAEFAAALQYVKDILGEQALKRVHFHLSGIAYTDKGEKMHLPLNEADLQYRELVRAFVDFKVEGTAGVEAPDPFHVADALTFQATYRRLSGFAIAETSD
- a CDS encoding M50 family metallopeptidase — translated: MTMQMLIDRSAFRARALWIALGALFVVIVMWNVPFLSQFLYPFRLFVTYVHEAGHGLAAEITGGDVVGFIVYGNGAGVATTTGGFRWLILPAGYIGTALFGAILFYVANMYARARHIAVAVALGLIAFSVAYARPDEAGNPTALLIGIGFGIVLLLAAWKLHELLVLLCLNVLAMLTGLNAVLDLKSVFENSGASLGQVRNDAAAFSAEIIGLPASVWALVWSVIAVALLALSVYLSVYRPMRQATGRSEPASLDKPGRDESIIDILKRGN
- a CDS encoding alpha/beta hydrolase: MEYPLLKFGGSGQPLNIAPANGFPPETYLPMLHPLPKNHRIICMPPRALWPKTVPPAHLGNWETDLTDDLLTALQRHDLNNVVALGHSFGAIASMLAVVKDPTRFSTLVMLDPTILTRQILNGLSAARAANALDDFPLANRALKRQRQFASREDAFAYFRSRGIFTDWSEPALRAYVDHGLVANAEGFELSWTPEWEAYYFKTAYTETWEVLPRLEGVLPTLIIRGAGSNTYLAGSARLVQDMLPSAVHIDIPGHGHLFPQSAPEQAGRHIADWLTSLGAS